Proteins encoded by one window of Lathyrus oleraceus cultivar Zhongwan6 chromosome 1, CAAS_Psat_ZW6_1.0, whole genome shotgun sequence:
- the LOC127108483 gene encoding uncharacterized protein LOC127108483, producing MGAPGHTLENYVAFQNRVQDLIEAKVVSFTPRRPNVNTNPMSTHKDASVGAIEESDQGKLIRKVEEIQTPIARIRAQLLKSGLIPEELVAEENNKKLRNFIQQMLDQGELQINRRVKSKRQEEIAVVDIPYDEVNVEIPISPLVIKFPTPFAYEYEKAVPWIYQPRAFKQGQEDQPLMISEPNVTSIMGPAGMTRSSRVFAPRTADPSAKAKGKEAAVQIPVPNQEIQDMHLSPKATVTREEAEEFLRIIKKSDYKVVDQLNQTPSKISMLYLLLNSKAHRNSLLKVLSVAHITKDITIEQFDDVITCLTTGNFLGFNDDKLPVEGKNHNKALHISLKCIDTILSRGLVDTGSSLNVMLKTTLTKLPMEGISMKPSILIVKAFDGLRRAVIG from the coding sequence ATGGGAGCACCCGGTCATACCTTGGAGAATTATGTTGCATTTCAAAATCGtgtacaagacttgatcgaagcAAAGGTTGTCTCTTTCACTCCAAGACGCCCAAACGTGAACACCAATCCCATGTCAACACATAAGGATGCTTCCGTCGgtgccattgaggagagtgatcAAGGTAAATTGATCcgtaaggttgaagagattcaaacccctatcGCCAGGATAAGAGCACAATTGCTGAAGAGTGGTCTAATCCCGGAGGAGCTAGTTGCTGAAGAGAACAATAAAAAGTTAAGgaattttatacaacaaatgctgGATCAAGGCGAGTTACAAATAAATCGTCGTGTCAAGAGCAAGCGCCAGGAAGAGATAGCCGTGGTGGACATCCCTTATGATGAGGTTAATGTAGAAATACCTATAAGCCCATTGGTGATAAAGTTTCCAACACCGTTCGCGTATGAATATGAGAAGGCGGTCCCGTGGATATATCAAcccagagcttttaagcaagGGCAGGAAGACCAACCTTTGATGATCAGTGAACCAAACGTCACCTCGATTATGGGGCCGGCAGGAATGACACGTAGTAGCCGAGTGTTCGCACCAAGAACTGCTGATCCTTCTGCAAAGGCTAAAGGGAAGGAAGCTGCTGTTCAGATCCCCGTCCCTAATCAAGAGATTCAAGACATGCACTTGTCTCCTAAAGCTACAGTCACACGTGAAGAGGCCGAGGAATTTCTGaggataatcaagaagagtgattataaaGTGGTGGATCAGCTGAATCAAACACCTTCAAAAATCTCCATGTTATATTTATTGCTCAACTCAAAAGCACATAGGAACTCGTTGTTGAAAGTATTGAGCGTCGCACATATCACAAAAGACATAACGATAGAACAGTTTGACGATGTGATAACTTGTCTGACCACTGGAAATTTTTTGGGTTTTAACGATGATAAACTGCCAGTCgagggaaagaaccataacaaggccctaCATATCTCCCTGAAATGCATAGACACTATACTATCAAGGGGGTTAGTAGACACAGGTTCCTCGCTGAATGTCATGCTGAAGACCACTTTGACAAAGCTGCCAATGGAAGGGATAAGTATGAAGCCTAGCATCCTAATTGTAAAGGCATTTGATGGCTTAAGGCGAGCAGTGATAGGATAG